A single genomic interval of Lathyrus oleraceus cultivar Zhongwan6 chromosome 7, CAAS_Psat_ZW6_1.0, whole genome shotgun sequence harbors:
- the LOC127107070 gene encoding uncharacterized protein LOC127107070 yields METLAELRAQVLELQKENAGYREERRGSEAKDTSDRASINCQPKFPEGITPCQLYLSSPTYRIVGKGKVHNTSGELLHHNPLPVGYMKVSVDLVLDTDALLSLPDVVSETTLMRDAVGSFVGWPSDLIFPDAEVYMF; encoded by the exons atggagaccttggcggagttaagggcacaagtactcgaactgcaaaaggagaatgcagggtatagagaggaaagacgcggttccgaggcaaaagatactagtgaccgagctagtatcaattgtcaaccgaaatttcccgag ggcattacaccttgtcagctgtatctatcgtcaccaacttatcgcatagttggcaagggaaaagtgcacaacacttcgggtgaattacttcaccataatcccctcccggtgggatatatgaaagtttcggttgaccttgtattagatacggacgcgcttctatcattacctgacgttgtttcagagacaacgttgatgcgagatgcagtcggatcctttgttggatggccgtcagatctaattttcccagatgccgaggtatatatgttctaa